The following coding sequences are from one Nicotiana tabacum cultivar K326 chromosome 1, ASM71507v2, whole genome shotgun sequence window:
- the LOC107797871 gene encoding DEAD-box ATP-dependent RNA helicase 8-like, whose protein sequence is MNPRGGRYPPPGMGGGGGGRGGGNMYPNPNANPNFQQRNHQQQYVQRNPMNHPQQHPQQHYQNQQQITQQQQWLRRNQQLATSDSSIDEVEKTVQSEALDQSSQDWKARLNIPAPDTRYRTEDVTATKGNEFEDYFLKRELLMGIYEKGFERPSPIQEESIPIALTGSDILARAKNGTGKTAAFCIPALEKIDQDVNAIQVVILVPTRELALQTSQVCKELGKHLKIEVMVTTGGTSLKDDIMRLYQPVHLLVGTPGRILDLARKGICVLKDCSMLIMDEADKLLSPEFQPSIVQLIRFLPTNRQILMFSATFPVTVKDFKDRFLQKPYVINLMDELTLKGITQFYAFVEERQKLHCLNTLFSKLQINQSIIFCNSVNRVELLAKKITELGYSCFYIHAKMLQDHRNRVFHDFRNGACRNLVCTDLFTRGIDIQAVNVVINFDFPKNSETYLHRVGRSGRFGHLGLAVNLITFEDRFNLYRIEQELGTEIKQIPPHIDQAIYCQ, encoded by the exons ATGAATCCGAGAGGGGGAAGATATCCGCCGCCGGGAATGGGAGGCGGTGGCGGAGGACGTGGCGGCGGAAACATGTACCCTAACCCTAACGCAAACCCTAATTTTCAACAAAGAAACCATCAGCAGCAGTATGTGCAGAGAAACCCGATGAATCACCCGCAGCAGCACCCGCAGCAGCATTATCAGAACCAACAACAGATAACACAGCAGCAGCAATGGCTCAGAAGGAACCAACAGTTGGCGACATCTGATTCGTCGATCGATGAGGTTGAAAAGACTGTTCAATCTGAAGCGCTTGACCAAAG TTCACAAGACTGGAAGGCGAGGTTGAACATACCAGCACCTGATACTCGATACAGGACAGAG GATGTGACAGCGACTAAGGGAAATGAATTTGAAGACTATTTTCTTAAGCGTGAATTGCTTATGGGAATTTATGAGAAGGGTTTTGAGAGACCATCTCCAATCCAGGAAGAAAGTATCCCAATCGCTCTTACTGGGAGTGATATTCTGGCTAGGGCCAAAAATGGAACTGGGAAAACTGCTGCTTTCTGCATTCCGGCATTGGAAAAAATTGATCAGGACGTCAATGCCATTCAAG TTGTTATCCTTGTCCCCACACGAGAATTGGCTCTTCAAACATCTCAGGTTTGTAAAGAACTTGGGAAGCACTTAAAAATTGAAGTCATGGTTACCACTGGGGGTACCAGCTTGAAGGATGATATAATGAGACTTTATCAACCAGTTCATTTACTAGTTGGAACTCCTGGAAGAATACTTGACCTTGCGAGAAAGGGAATATGTGTTTTGAAAGATTGCTCCATGCTTATCATGGATGAG GCTGATAAGCTTCTTTCTCCGGAGTTCCAACCTTCCATTGTGCAGCTGATTCGTTTCTTGCCAACAAATCGTCAAATTTTAATGTTCTCGGCTACATTCCCTGTCACAGTCAAGGACTTCAAAGATAGATTTCTGCAGAAGCCATATGTTATCAACCTTATGGACGAACTCACTCTCAAGGGTATAACACAGTTTTATGCTTTTGTAGAAGAAAGGCAGAAGCTTCACTGCCTCAACACATTATTCTCAAAG CTtcaaatcaatcaatcaattatcTTTTGCAACTCTGTAAACCGTGTGGAACTTCTCGCCAAGAAGATTACAGAGCTAGGCTATTCATGCTTCTACATCCATGCAAAGATGCTTCAAGATCACAGGAACCGAGTGTTTCACGACTTCCGCAATGGTGCTTGCAGGAACCTTGTTTGTACTG ATCTGTTTACTAGAGGGATTGATATTCAAGCGGTCAATGTCGTTATAAATTTTGATTTCCCGAAGAACTCAGAGACGTATTTACACAGG GTTGGGCGTTCAGGGAGATTTGGGCATCTTGGTTTAGCTGTGAACCTGATTACCTTTGAGGATCGATTCAATCT GTATCGAATTGAACAAGAGCTAGGAACAGAGATCAAGCAAATTCCTCCGCACATAGATCAGGCTATATATTGCCAGTGA
- the LOC142164217 gene encoding uncharacterized protein LOC142164217 yields the protein MKIVAWNVRGLNKVYKQKETKKYISDNKVGLIAIIENKVKQHMVGKIIQTIAKNWKWNDNYVARKNILMESKEEFWLSAIYGLHTIEQRKNMWEELTQLHRELKGPWIAMGDYNAIQSWEDRYNGNPVMKVEIKDFTDFLDNTGMIELRYVGREFTWTNSHVHNKIDRALEQQNNPKPFKFFNNLTEHKEFEGIVKTTWEMNMQGSAMKRVWLKLKRLKNGLKQLHKEEYSAIHEKITIIRGSYRGFRCK from the exons ATGAAGATAGTAGCATGGAACGTTAGAGGATTGAATAAAGTATATAagcaaaaagaaacaaagaaatataTTAGCGACAATAAGGTAGGCTTAATAGCTATTATTGAGAACAAGGTGAAGCAGCATATGGTAGGGAAAATCATACAAACAATTGCGAAGAACTGGAAATGGAATGACAACTATGTAGCTA GGAAGAATATATTAATGGAGAGCAAGGAAGAATTTTGGCTCTCAGCAATATATGGTCTGCATACTATTGAACAAAGGAAGAACATGTGGGAGGAGTTAACACAATTACATAGGGAGCTAAAGGGACCTTGGATTGCAATGGGAGATTATAATGCAATACAAAGTTGGGAAGATAGGTACAATGGAAATCCTGTTATGAAAGTAGAGATAAAGGATTTCACTGATTTCTTAGACAATACAGGAATGATAGAACTCAGATATGTTGGGAGGGAGTTTACATGGACAAATAGTCATGTCCATAACAAAATAGACAGAGCATTA GAACAACAGAATAATCCAAAGCCTTTCAAATTTTTCAACAACCTAACTGAGCACAAAGAGTTTGAAGGCATAGTCAAAACAACATGGGAGATGAACATGCAAGGATCAGCAATGAAAAGAGTTTGGTTGAAGCTTAAAAGATTGAAGAATGGACTGAAGCAGCTACATAAAGAGGAGTATAGCGCAATTCATGAGAAGATTACAATCATAAGGGGGAGCTACAGAGGATTCAGGTGCAAATGA